The following are encoded in a window of Salmo trutta chromosome 27, fSalTru1.1, whole genome shotgun sequence genomic DNA:
- the jak2b gene encoding tyrosine-protein kinase JAK2 yields the protein MAGVSVLDMEMPSCPPVPVHQNGTAHREPRVPRPAAAPVLRVHLYHSSLAGVDSTPLSYPPGDYVVEQLCVNAAKECSVSPLYCSLFGLFRERDGMWFSPNHVFQLDEYANEDMVFRIRYYFPGWYSSGATRAYRYGVTKGSESPVLDDFVMAYLFAQWRSDFVNGWVKIANTHETQEECLGMAVLDMMRIAKERQMSPLDIYNSISYKSFLPKDMRAHIQDCNFVTRKRIRYRFKKFIQQFSQCRATARDLKLKYLINMESLEQAFYTERFQVRESSAGQVTIIVTADHGIQWCRDGHKDSEQDLQTYCDFPDVTDISIKQANKEGSMESRVVTINKQDGKTLELEFNCLSEALSFISLIDGYYRLTTDAHHYLCKEVAPPALVEAITSHCHGPISMDFAINRLQKSGNKRGLYILRCSPKDFNKYFLTFTVGVYDGIEYKHCQITKAANGEFNLSGTKRNFSNLQELLSCYQKETVRSDGIIFQFSKCCPPKSKDKSSLLVSRSNKGSDVPLSPSLQRRNINQMVFHKIRKEDLEYTESQGQGTFTKIFKGVRKELGDYGEMHQTDVIMKVLDKAHRNYSESFFEAASMMSQLSHKHLVLNYGVCVCGEENIMVQEYVKFGSLDTYLKKNKNSVNILWKLEVAKQLAWAMHFLEEKNLAHGNVCAKNVLLIREEDRKTGNPPFIKLSDPGVSITVLPKDILVERIPWVPPECIEDSTNLSLAADKWSFGTTLWEICSGGEKPLVTLDNSKKNLFYEDRHQLPAPKWTELANLITSCMDYEPTFRPSFRVIIRDLNSLFTPEYELIVESDLLPNRTSASPWVTGAFENQEPVQFEERHLIFLQQLGKGNFGSVEMCRYDPLQDNTGEVVAVKKLQHSTAEHMRDFEREIEILKSLQHENIVKYKGVCYSAGRRNLRLIMEYLPYGSLRDYLIKNKQRIDHMKLVHYTAQICKGMEYLATKRYIHRDLATRNILVESELRVKIGDFGLSKVLPQDKEYYMVKEPGESPIFWYAPESLTESKFSVASDIWSFGVVLYELFTHSDKNCSPPAMFMGMMGNDKKGQLIVYHLIELLKSGSRLPQPVGCPMEMHEIMQECWDKDPCLRPSFKELALRVDLFRDSKET from the exons ATGGCCGGTGTCTCTGTATTGGACATGGAGATGCCTTCATGCCCTCCGGTCCCTGTGCACCAGAATGGAACTGCTCACCGGGAGCCTCGGGTGCCCAGGCCAGCCGCTGCTCCGGTGCTGCGGGTCCACCTCTACCACAGCAGCCTGGCTGGGGTAGACTCCACCCCCCTCAGCTACCCACCGGGGGACTACGTAGTCGAGCAACTGTGTGTCAATGCAGCGAAGGAGTGCA GTGTGTCGCCTCTGTACTGCAGCCTGTTTGGGCtcttcagagagagagacggcatgtGGTTCTCCCCGAACCATGTCTTCCAGCTAGATGAATATGCCAATGAGGACATGGTCTTCAGAATAAG gtacTATTTCCCTGGCTGGTACAGCAGTGGGGCTACGAGGGCATATCGGTATGGAGTCACCAAGGGCTCTGAGAGTCCTGTCCTCGATGACTTTGTCATGGCATACCTCTTTGCCCAG tGGAGGAGTGACTTTGTGAATGGCTGGGTGAAGATCGCCAACACACATGAGACTCAGGAGGAGTGCCTTGGCATGGCTGTATTGGACATGATGAGGATAGCCAAGGAAAGACAAATGTCTCCGCTGGATATCTACAATTCCATAAG CTACAAGTCCTTCTTGCCCAAGGACATGAGGGCTCACATCCAGGACTGCAACTTCGTGACCAGGAAGAGGATCCGCTACCGCTTCAAGAAGTTCATCCAGCAGTTCAGCCAGTGCCGGGCTACGGCACGCGACCTGAAGCTCAAATACCTCATCAACATGGAGTCTCTCGAGCAGGCCTTCTACACCGAACGCTTCCAGGTCAGGGAATCCTCGGCAGGGCAGGTCACCATCATCGTGACGGCTGATCATGGCATCCAGTGGTGCAGAGACGGGCACAAAGACTCTGAGCAG GACTTGCAGACCTACTGTGATTTCCCAGACGTTACTGACATCAGTATTAAACAGGCCAATAAGGAGGGCTCGATGGAGAGTCGAGTGGTTACCATCAATAAACAAGACGGCAAGACTCTG GAACTGGAGTTCAATTGCCTCTCTGAAGCTCTGTCCTTTATATCGCTGATTGATGGCTACTATCGTTTGACGACAGATGCACACCACTACCTCTGCAAAGAAGTGGCACCTCCTGCACTGGTGGAGGCCATTACAAGCCACTGTCATGGTCCCATTTC AATGGATTTTGCAATTAATAGACTACAAAAATCTGGGAACAAGCGGGGTCTGTACATCCTGCGATGCAGCCCTAAGGACTTTAacaaatactttttgactttCACCGTGGGG GTATACGATGGCATTGAGTACAAGCACTGCCAGATCACTAAGGCTGCTAATGGAGAGTTCAATCTGAGTGGAACCAAAAGGAACTTCAGCAACCTCCAGGAATTGCTGAGCTGCTATCAGAAGGAGACTGTGCGCTCTGATGGCATCATTTTCCAGTTCAGCAAGTGTTGCCCACCCAAATCCAAAG ACAAGTCCAGTTTACTGGTATCCAGGAGTAACAAGGGCTCAGACGtgccgctctctccctccctacagagACGCAACATCAACCAAATGGTGTTCCACAAGATCAGGAAAGAGGACCTGGaatat ACTGAGAGTCAAGGCCAAGGGACATTCACAAAGATCTTCAAAGGGGTCCGCAAGGAGCTGGGAGACTACGGGGAGATGCACCAAACAGACGTCATCATGAAAGTCCTGGACAAGGCCCACAGGAACTACTCGGAG TCTTTCTTTGAGGCGGCCAGCATGATGAGCCAGCTATCCCACAAGCACCTGGTGCTGAACtacggcgtgtgtgtgtgcggggagGAGA ATATCATGGTGCAGGAGTATGTGAAGTTTGGCTCCCTGGACACATACCTGAAAAAGAACAAAAACTCAGTCAACATCTTGTGGAAGCTTGAAGTGGCCAAGCAGCTTGCCTGGGCCATGCACTTCCTG GAGGAAAAGAACCTTGCTCATGGGAACGTCTGTGCCAAGAACGTCCTGCTGATCCGGGAAGAGGACCGGAAAACTGGGAATCCACCCTTCATCAAGCTGAGTGACCCTGGTGTCAGCATCACTGTCCTGCCCAAAGATA TTTTGGTTGAGCGAATCCCCTGGGTGCCTCCTGAATGTATTGAGGATTCTACCAACCTGAGCCTTGCAGCAGACAAGTGGAGCTTTGGCACAACGCTGTGGGAGATCTGCAGTGGAGGGGAGAAACCACTGGTGACACTGGACAACTCTAAG AAAAACCTATTTTACGAGGACCGCCACCAGCTGCCTGCTCCTAAGTGGACTGAGCTTGCTAACCTGATCACCAGCTGCATGGACTATGAGCCCACGTTCAGACCCTCTTTCAGGGTCATCATCAGGGACCTCAACAGCCTGTTCACGCCTG aatATGAGCTGATTGTGGAGAGTGACCTCCTGCCAAACAGAACATCAGCGTCACCGTGGGTCACTGGGGCGTTTGAGAACCAGGAGCCAGTCCAGTTTGAGGAAAGACACCTCATCTTCCTACAGCAGTTAGGCAAG GGTAACTTTGGCAGTGTGGAGATGTGCCGGTACGACCCACTCCAGGACAACACGGGGGAGGTCGTGGCTGTGAAGAAGCTTCAGCACAGCACGGCAGAGCACATGCGGGACTTTGAGCGGGAGATCGAGATCCTCAAGTCTCTTCAGCATGAGAATATCGTCAAATACAAAGGAGTGTGTTACAGCGCAG GCCGGAGAAACCTGCGACTGATCATGGAATACCTGCCCTATGGGAGTCTGAGAGATTACCTCATAAAGAACAAGCAGAGAATAGACCACATGAAACTGGTGCATTATACCGCTCAGATATGCAAG GGTATGGAGTACCTGGCAACCAAGCGCTACATCCACAGAGATCTGGCAACCCGGAACATCCTGGTAGAGAGTGAGCTGAGGGTGAAGATAGGGGACTTTGGCCTGAGCAAGGTCCTGCCCCAGGACAAGGAGTACTATATGGTCAAGGAGCCTGGAGAGAGCCCCATCTTCTG GTATGCCCCAGAGTCTCTGACGGAAAGCAAGTTTTCTGTGGCTTCTGACATCTGGAGCTTTGGCGTAGTGCTCTATGAACTGTTCACCCACAGCGACAAGAACTGCAGCCCTCCTGCA